In Aedes albopictus strain Foshan chromosome 3, AalbF5, whole genome shotgun sequence, the following are encoded in one genomic region:
- the LOC134290231 gene encoding uncharacterized protein LOC134290231, which produces MEEAAKLKQLDEEQEYLKQRYNLLMQIADEKDSSSRRSGVSGKSKQTGVSVKSKRDQLEKWLKGAVVDDVGQSKPSSSVNQVALPVHTVGESSQPAAVVRELRSPALLPDVSVPSNVNRLCPPVSGIVGNVPTLAKSYEQLVSGQGTSVMASVPALAARQFASSVPPISAASTVSNVVLPEVQDIRVGNTDSVAVTFAARDTVVSSAPCTSQSFVGSSGLMSTVYGSHPYYTAAPMAQLAPTNAVVSGDFVRVNSSQSCFGSVPHPGVPHSSAVLQGNPPLGYSSALPVTNSFGPSFAGAGLPNGTQSSPAVGPTSAQLAARQVMPRELPKFNGDPQEWPIFYSSFKNTTEVCGYTDAENLARLQRSLGGSALEAVRSRLLLPASVPYVMNTLHKLYGRPEILISSLLKKVRNVPAPKAERLNTIVAYGLAIQNLVDHIILADQQAHLANPMLLQELVDKLPTSLKMQWGTYKQGVAYVNLATFNGFMAGLVNLASELTIDVDCAQNQHKQARVEKPKPREKLFTHANESSDAAKEKVTSTERSVSKACSYCGKDNHQILNCSSFKSLDIGARWKAMRQKNLCRLCLVPHRKWPCHSKKECGVDGCRFRHHMLLHSNQTSRSESAETTKPTEAIQHNYHHTKSFSLFRYLPVTLYGDGKQVETYAFLDDGSSSTLLEEAIAVQLGIDGEPDNLWLGWTGKIGRHEKSSKRISVEISGVGKQNTFQLSNVRTVRELGLPSQTLNYSELSRSYPHLQGLPVNSYVNARPSMIIGIEHVHLLTSLKLREGGRCDPVATKTRLGGCVYGRNSGSEGSVEQLNLHVGQEMSNSDLYDSMKKFFAVEEAVVTKHLESDEDQRARSILEETTVRRGSRIESGLLWRKDNIHFPESYKMAMNRLLGLEKRLSKDSELRQRVKEQINSYEQKQYISKASQEEVGSLDTRRVWFLPLGVVINPKKPGKIRMVWDAAAKAHGVCFNDMLLKGPDLLVSLVDVLLRFRQGKVAVCSDIREMFLRILIRDEDRWSLCFLWRSNPEEEVQVYVINVAMFGATSSPCTAQFVKNWNASDYSEQYPRAVEAVTKNHYVDDFLDSVNSVEEAVQLVQQVQDIHAAAGFQFGKILSNEKAVLDRLGETSTAISKPLPVDKDRICERVLGVTWIPSEDAFTFNQQGLEEVLGADWAAPTKRQVLRIVMKLYDPLGFIAHFVVQGKILMQEIWRTGTSWDEPIADQPRELWIRWIEQYRQINEVNVPRCFFKDFCPQQVSDIQVHVFTDASVSACACVAYLRTTVDGESQCSLIAAKTKVAPLRTLSIPRLELQAAMMGSRLLQNICSVLSIDIHRRFLWSDSATVLAWLRSDSRRYHQFVSFRVGEILSLTSVDEWRYVPSRENVADDATKWNGGPSFDPSCRWYQGPAFLQDPESQWPTERPGDTAEADVTTEEIRLVAVHRTVVEVIDIERFSNFNRLLRATAYVHRAVAVWKHSTSGTRSLKVLNQSEFAKAEGTLWRQAQAQAYPEEVQLLEEGQSVAKGSSIRTLSPFLDEKGVLRVGGRIEQAPSISYEAKHPVVLPRSHRITYLVVLSFHQQFLHANTETVCNELRQRFYIPRMRTVVRSVCRSCQYCKIKKAAPVPPMMGPLPKVRLTPFIRPFTYVGVDYLGHFEVRVGRSIVKRWKCLFTCLTVRAVHLELAHSLSTKSCVMAFRRFVNRRGAPMEVFSDNGTNFVGASRQLTEEIQRIKAINEDCAATFTNARTQWHFNVPAAPHMGGPWERMVKSVKVAMAAVSDSPHHPSDEVLETIMLEAEGIVNSRPLTYVPLEAADQEALTPNHFLLYSSSGIKQPTADHLVSLRDSWSVVRNIVDEFWRRWVLEYLPMLTRRTKWFETVKPLEPGDLVVIIDDQTRNIVQTARGVFARPAVKLAVLDVASNDKKEDEVAPETEVVHGAGDVTGNTVNRETTVKPPSAPSQLSGCR; this is translated from the exons ATGGAGGAAGCAGCCAAATTGAAGCAGCTGGACGAAGAGCAGGAGTATTTGAAGCAGCGGTACAACCTACTGATGCAGATTGCCGACGAAAAGGATTCATCTAGCAGGCGCAGTGGAGTGAGCGGAAAAAGTAAACAGACTGGAGTAAGTGTGAAAAGTAAACGTGACCAGTTGGAGAAGTGGTTGAAGGGAGCTGTGGTGGACGATGTTGGACAGTCGAAGCCATCGTCGTCGGTAAATCAAGTTGCCCTGCCGGTTCACACAGTCGGTGAATCAAGTCAACCAGCCGCAGTGGTTCGCGAATTACGGTCACCAGCTTTGTTACCGGATGTTTCTGTTCCGTCAAACGTGAATCGATTGTGTCCTCCTGTCTCGGGAATCGTTGGGAATGTTCCCACTCTGGCGAAATCATACGAACAGCTGGTTTCCGGACAAGGAACTTCTGTGATGGCATCTGTTCCAGCATTAGCAGCCAGGCAATTCGCATCATCGGTTCCGCCTATTTCAGCAGCTTCTACAGTTTCCAATGTGGTTCTTCCGGAAGTGCAAGATATTCGAGTCGGGAATACTGATTCTGTGGCGGTCACGTTCGCTGCACGGGATACAGTAGTGTCCTCAGCTCCATGTACATCGCAATCCTTTGTTGGTTCGAGCGGTCTGATGTCAACAGTTTACGGAAGTCATCCGTACTACACGGCCGCTCCAATGGCACAACTAGCACCAACGAATGCAGTAGTTTCTGGAGATTTCGTTCGAGTGAATTCATCGCAAAGCTgtttcggtagtgttccgcatccAGGAGTTCCGCATAGTTCAGCAGTTCTTCAAGGAAACCCACCATTAGGTTATTCGTCGGCTCTACCAGTAACGAATTCGTTTGGACCATCATTTGCGGGAGCTGGATTGCCGAATGGAACACAATCGAGTCCTGCAGTAGGACCAACTAGTGCTCAACTCGCAGCGCGCCAGGTAATGCCTCGTGAGCTTCCCAAGTTCAATGGCGATCCGCAGGAGTGGCCTATCTTCTACAGTTCTTTCAAGAACACGACGGAGGTGTGCGGATATACCGACGCGGAGAATTTGGCCCGTCTACAACGGAGTTTGGGAGGTTCCGCATTAGAAGCCGTACGAAGTCGTCTGCTGTTACCAGCGTCTGTTCCGTATGTGATGAATACGCTCCACAAACTCTACGGGCGGCCGGAGATTCTGATCAGTTCGCTTCTGAAGAAGGTGAGGAACGTGCCAGCCCCCAAAGCGGAGCGCCTGAATACGATTGTGGCCTATGGTTTGGCCATTCAGAACTTGGTCGATCACATAATCTTGGCCGATCAGCAAGCACATTTGGCGAACCCAATGCTGCTTCAGGAGTTGGTCGATAAGTTGCCCACATCTCTCAAGATGCAATGGGGAACCTACAAGCAAGGCGTTGCATATGTCAACCTGGCGACATTCAACGGTTTCATGGCAGGCCTTGTGAACTTGGCGTCGGAGCTTACCATCGACGTGGACTGCGCACAAAACCAACACAAGCAAGCCCGCGTGGAGAAGCCGAAGCCAAGGGAGAAGCTTTTCACTCACGCCAACGAGTCGTCCGATGCCGCCAAGGAGAAGGTCACGTCAACAGAAAGGTCTGTTTCAAAAGCCTGCTCGTATTGCGGAAAGGACAACCACCAGATCCTGAACTGTTCCAGTTTCAAGTCCTTGGATATAGGAGCGAGGTGGAAAGCCATGCGTCAGAAGAATCTGTGTCGTCTGTGCTTAGTACCGCATCGGAAATGGCCATGCCACTCGAAAAAGGAGTGTGGCGTGGATGGCTGTCGTTTTCGGCATCATATGCTGTTGCACAGTAACCAGACAAGCCGAAGCGAATCCGCTGAGACAACGAAGCCAACCGAAGCGATACAGCACAACTACCACCACACGAAGTCGTTCTCTCTCTTCCGTTATCTGCCAGTCACGCTTTACGGAGATGGGAAACAAGTGGAAACCTACGCGTTCCTGGATGACGGATCATCGTCGACTTTACTGGAAGAGGCAATTGCAGTTCAGTTGGGGATTGATGGAGAGCCGGACAACCTTTGGTTAGGATGGACCGGAAAGATCGGCAGACATGAGAAAAGTTCCAAAAGGATCAGCGTGGAGATTTCCGGAGTTGGAAAGCAAAACACATTCCAGTTGAGTAACGTACGGACGGTTCGTGAGCTAGGACTTCCCAGTCAAACGTTAAACTATTCCGAGCTGTCAAGATCCTATCCACACCTGCAAGGTCTTCCAGTCAACAGTTACGTGAATGCAAGACCCAGTATGATCATCGGTATCGAGCACGTGCATCTTCTTACCAGTCTGAAGCTTCGCGAAGGCGGAAGGTGCGATCCAGTTGCAACGAAAACTCGCCTCGGCGGGTGCGTctacggaagaaattctggaagtgaAGGATCCGTGGAACAGCTGAATCTGCACGTCGGTCAGGAGATGAGTAACAGTGATCTGTATGATTCGATGAAGAAGTTTTTCGCCGTTGAAGAAGCTGTGGTCACGAAGCACCTTGAGTCCGACGAAGATCAGCGAGCTCGCAGCATATTGGAGGAAACTACAGTTCGCCGAGGATCAAGAATCGAGTCAGGTTTGCTGTGGCGAAAGGACAATATCCACTTTCCCGAGAGCTACAAGATGGCGATGAACAGACTCCTGGGGTTGGAAAAGCGTCTGTCCAAAGATTCGGAACTTCGACAAAGAGTGAAGGAGCAGATCAACAGCTATGAGCAAAAGCAGTACATCAGTAAGGCTTCACAGGAAGAGGTTGGCAGTCTGGATACTCGACGTGTCTGGTTTCTACCGCTGGGAGTAGTTATCAATCCCAAGAAGCCTGGCAAAATTCGGATGGTATGGGATGCGGCTGCAAAAGCACATGGAGTCTGCTTCAACGACATGCTGCTCAAGGGTCCTGATCTTCTTGTGTCGCTAGTGGACGTTTTGCTGCGATTCAGACAGGGGAAAGTCGCCGTGTGCTCTGACATCCGGGAAATGTTCCTCCGAATCCTAATTCGCGATGAAGACAGATGGTCGCTGTGCTTCCTTTGGAGAAGTAATCCGGAGGAAGAAGTACAAGTCTACGTGATCAACGTGGCGATGTTCGGTGCAACCAGCTCGCCATGTACAGCGCAGTTTGTGAAGAACTGGAATGCTTCCGACTACAGCGAACAATACCCCAGAGCAGTGGAAGCAGTGACCAAGAACCACTACGTGGATGACTTCCTCGACAGCGTCAACTCGGTGGAAGAAGCAGTGCAGTTGGTACAGCAAGTGCAAGATATCCATGCAGCAGCCGGCTTCCAGTTTGGGAAGATACTGTCCAACGAGAAGGCAGTGCTAGACCGACTAGGAGAGACGAGTACAGCGATCAGTAAACCACTGCCAGTAGACAAAGACCGAATATGCGAACGTGTTCTGGGCGTCACATGGATCCCGTCGGAAGACGCATTCACATTCAATCAACAGGGATTGGAGGAAGTATTAGGTGCCGATTGGGCAGCACCAACGAAGCGACAAGTCCTGCGTATTGTGATGAAGCTCTACGACCCCTTAGGATTCATTGCACACTTCGTCGTCCAAGGGAAGATCCTGATGCAGGAGATTTGGCGAACAGGTACTAGCTGGGACGAGCCTATTGCGGACCAGCCACGTGAGCTTTGGATAAGATGGATCGAACAGTACCGGCAGATCAACGAAGTCAACGTTCCTCGctgcttcttcaaggatttctgtccGCAGCAAGTCAGCGATATTCAGGTCCATGTGTTCACAGATGCGAGCGTGTCAGCTTGTGCGTGTGTGGCCTACCTTAGAACGACGGTGGACGGAGAGAGTCAGTGTTCGTTGATTGCAGCAAAGACAAAAGTTGCACCTCTACGAACGCTATCCATCCCACGTTTGGAGCTTCAGGCTGCCATGATGGGTTCCCGTCTACTACAGAACATCTGCTCAGTCCTTAGCATCGATATCCACAGACGTTTCCTTTGGTCAGATTCAGCAACAGTTCTTGCTTGGCTTCGCTCCGATAGTCGTCGGTATCATCAGTTCGTGTCTTTCCGGGTTGGCGAAATCCTGTCGTTAACCAGTGTGGATGAATGGCGCTACGTTCCTTCTCGCGAAAATGTTGCGGACGATGCCACAAAATGGAATGGGGGGCCTTCATTCGACCCGAGTTGCCGTTGGTACCAGGGTCCAGCATTTCTGCAAGATCCGGAAAGTCAGTGGCCTACAGAACGGCCAGGAGATACAGCGGAAGCAGATGTAACCACCGAAGAAATTCGCCTCGTTGCAGTACACCGAACAGTAGTGGAAGTGATAGATATTGAACGATTTTCCAACTTTAACCGACTGCTACGTGCGACAGCATATGTTCACCGAGCTGTAGCAGTATGGAAGCATTCAACGAGcgggacaagatcgcttaaagtaCTGAACCAGAGTGAATTTGCGAAAGCTGAAGGAACACTTTGGCGACAGGCGCAAGCACAGGCGTATCCGGAAGAAGTTCAGCTGTTGGAAGAAGGACAAAGTGTGGCAAAAGGCAGTTCAATTCGTACACTGTCTCCATTCCTGGACGAAAAAGGAGTTCTACGGGTTGGCGGCAGAATCGAACAAGCTCCATCGATTTCATACGAAGCGAAGCATCCAGTCGTGTTGCCGAGAAGTCATCGGATCACATACCTCGTTGTGCTCAgcttccaccagcagttcctgCACGCGAACACCGAGACAGTGTGCAACGAGTTGAGGCAACGGTTCTACATTCCGAGGATGCGAACAGTAGTGCGGAGCGTATGTCGTAGCTGTCAGTACTGCAAGATTAAGAAAGCAGCTCCAGTTCCACCGATGATGGGTCCGCTTCCGAAAGTTCGTCTGACTCCCTTCATCCGTCCATTTACGTACGTCGGCGTGGACTACCTGGGTCACTTCGAAGTAAGAGTCGGTCGCAGTATTGTGAAGCGGTGGAAATGTTTGTTCACGTGCCTCACAGTTCGAGCTGTTCATCTGGAGCTAGCACACAGCCTGTCAACGAAGTCTTGCGTAATGGCGTTCAGGCGTTTCGTGAACCGACGAGGAGCCCCGATGGAAGTATTCTCGGATAACGGTACCAACTTTGTGGGAGCCAGTCGTCAGTTAACAGAAGAGATCCAGCGAATCAAGGCCATCAACGAGGATTGTGCGGCTACGTTCACCAACGCCCGTACGCAGTGGCACTTTAACGTTCCTGCAGCCCCGCATATGGGAGGTCCGTGGGAGCGGATGGTGAAGTCTGTAAAAGTAGCAATGGCAGCAGTATCCGACAGTCCGCATCATCCGAGTGACGAGGTGCTCGAAACCATAATGCTGGAAGCAGAGGGGATCGTTAACAGTCGTCCACTGACCTACGTTCCTTTAGAAGCAGCAGATCAAGAAGCGCTCACTCCAAACCACTTCTTGCTGTACAGTTCAAGCGGCATAAAGCAGCCAACAGCTGATCATTTAGTCAGTCTCCGAGACAGCTGGTCAGTCGTCAGGAACATCGTGGACGAGTTTTGGCGCAGATGGGTGTTGGAATATTTGCCGATGCTAACAAGGAGGACGAAGTGGTTCGAGACCGTGAAGCCGTTGGAACCTGGTGACCTGGTCGTGATAATAGATGACCAGACACGGAACA TAGTACAGACAGCTCGAGGAGTCTTCGCCAGGCCGGCAGTGAAGCTGGCAGTCCTGGATGTTGCGAGCAACGACAAGAAGGAGGATGAAGTCGCGCCGGAAACGGAAGTGGTTCACGGGGCGGGGGatgttaccggcaacactgttAACCGCGAAACGACGGTGAAACCACCGTCCGCTCCCTCGCAACTGAGCGGCTGTCGCTGA